A single genomic interval of uncultured Desulfobulbus sp. harbors:
- a CDS encoding ISKra4 family transposase yields the protein MAAVRRIRDWSKRYKDMYDNTLDQKIAHIIQCVDAPNNTLFEIIDKIRKEYPSIDPELVQIIIQGELDRQISTPACTCCGTKVHKKYSNKKECVTTIGTIVIGCPYYVCPKCKAVHTPYEDALNLRDGKYQYDVQKIASLFGAKETFEEAAEMMNEIYRFGISADTVHKLTNQVADEISLEEITPTSQEILKIIEDISDENFRRPVLFFFADGAMVPIRTEDKGQPHCWREAKGIRGYLLDKDKIVHLLSWHQISNVAEFRGFLAELRGKDIIPLDKVRLCFVGDGADWIWDCVKEYFPTCRQVLDYFHCSEHLHDFAKYHFAESTKADEWIEQTKVRLFHNNASHVIAGLSRMKCKTATAETERTKLVNYLKKNKDRIEYGRLRRGGYPLGSGAIESANKFISNIRLKRSGAWWKVDYANNILKLRCAKYNSKFDSIFTEYEQNAKAQRASRPKRIRRVK from the coding sequence ATGGCGGCAGTGCGGAGAATTCGGGATTGGTCCAAGCGTTACAAAGACATGTACGATAATACCCTTGATCAAAAAATAGCTCACATTATCCAGTGCGTTGATGCGCCCAATAACACGCTTTTTGAGATAATTGACAAGATCAGGAAAGAGTACCCATCAATAGATCCGGAATTGGTCCAGATCATCATTCAGGGGGAACTCGACAGACAGATCTCTACTCCAGCATGCACCTGTTGCGGCACCAAAGTGCATAAAAAATATTCCAATAAAAAAGAGTGTGTTACCACAATTGGTACCATTGTTATTGGCTGCCCGTACTATGTTTGCCCCAAATGTAAAGCCGTCCATACCCCGTATGAAGATGCTCTTAATTTGAGGGATGGCAAGTACCAATACGATGTTCAAAAAATAGCTTCTCTCTTCGGGGCCAAGGAAACCTTTGAAGAAGCTGCGGAAATGATGAACGAGATTTATCGTTTTGGCATTTCCGCTGACACCGTTCATAAACTTACCAATCAAGTCGCCGATGAAATCAGCCTTGAGGAGATCACCCCAACCTCACAGGAAATATTGAAAATAATAGAAGATATTTCGGATGAAAACTTTAGAAGGCCCGTGCTGTTTTTTTTTGCTGACGGCGCTATGGTGCCCATAAGAACAGAAGACAAGGGGCAACCGCATTGCTGGCGCGAAGCTAAAGGGATACGCGGTTACTTGCTCGATAAAGACAAGATAGTTCATCTTTTAAGTTGGCACCAAATCAGCAATGTTGCTGAATTTCGAGGATTCCTTGCCGAGCTAAGAGGCAAAGACATTATCCCGCTGGATAAAGTTCGCCTGTGTTTTGTAGGTGATGGAGCCGATTGGATATGGGACTGCGTCAAAGAATATTTCCCAACATGCCGCCAAGTCCTTGATTATTTCCACTGCTCGGAACACCTCCACGATTTTGCTAAATATCATTTTGCTGAATCGACGAAAGCCGATGAGTGGATAGAGCAAACCAAGGTTCGACTCTTTCACAACAATGCCTCACATGTCATCGCTGGCCTGAGCAGAATGAAATGCAAAACAGCCACTGCGGAAACTGAGAGAACTAAGCTGGTAAACTACCTGAAAAAGAACAAAGACAGGATCGAGTATGGTCGTTTGCGGCGAGGTGGGTACCCGCTTGGCAGCGGAGCGATCGAAAGTGCCAATAAGTTCATCAGTAATATCCGCCTCAAGAGATCCGGTGCCTGGTGGAAAGTCGATTACGCAAATAATATCCTCAAACTGCGTTGCGCCAAGTACAA
- a CDS encoding response regulator has product MMLAELGKTMLEHLGSRVTLCAESRVALALFHEPSEKFAVLVTDKTMPTMTGVGLATIIPSIHPGIPSLLCTGYSSLINEEQADRHGIKGFAAKPFSQKELAAALRKVLDQDISMQ; this is encoded by the coding sequence ATCATGCTGGCAGAGCTTGGCAAAACCATGCTCGAGCATCTTGGTTCCCGTGTCACCCTGTGCGCTGAAAGCAGGGTCGCCTTGGCTCTGTTTCATGAGCCCTCTGAAAAATTTGCTGTCCTCGTTACAGATAAAACCATGCCCACGATGACCGGTGTTGGGCTCGCAACAATAATACCCTCGATACATCCCGGGATTCCCAGCCTCCTCTGCACAGGTTACAGCAGCCTTATCAATGAAGAACAAGCCGACCGCCACGGTATCAAAGGGTTCGCGGCGAAACCTTTCAGCCAAAAAGAGTTAGCCGCAGCATTGAGAAAAGTGCTGGATCAAGATATATCAATGCAATAA
- a CDS encoding DUF3524 domain-containing protein yields MKSIPQYLLVEPYYGGSHKAFIDGMTHVVEGEFTLLSLPARKWKLRMQLAAPYMAEKIIEATRKGARFDAMVTSTFLDVAVLKTLLAQKGIAIPLGIYFHENQFAYPTRPEDTDRHQFAAINCTSALCADAVAFNSAFNMESCLGGIRQYAQKAADFPMPDIAGHIRAKSVVLHPGLDYSMLDGKIAPKNTEGRPVIVWNHRWEHDKNPQTFFQALFELDERGADFQLIVLGESFRHQPEIMHQAKEILASRILHFGYCRDKEAYSSWLRRGTIVVSTAIHEFFGMSVLEAVRAGCRPLVPDRLSYPELFPRRYRYANGQLVEKMAELIDSNAGITPTEARALTDPYSWNRGEKSYSDWLRKLRGV; encoded by the coding sequence ATGAAGAGCATCCCCCAATACCTCCTCGTCGAACCCTATTACGGAGGATCGCATAAAGCGTTTATCGACGGGATGACCCACGTTGTGGAAGGCGAGTTCACCCTGTTGTCCCTGCCTGCCAGGAAATGGAAGTTGCGCATGCAACTGGCAGCGCCCTATATGGCCGAGAAAATCATTGAGGCCACCCGCAAAGGTGCCCGGTTTGACGCAATGGTGACATCCACCTTTCTTGACGTCGCAGTCTTAAAGACCCTCTTGGCGCAAAAGGGAATCGCCATTCCTCTGGGGATCTATTTTCACGAAAACCAGTTCGCCTATCCCACAAGGCCGGAAGATACGGATCGCCATCAGTTTGCCGCCATAAACTGCACCTCAGCGCTCTGCGCGGATGCAGTTGCCTTTAACAGCGCCTTCAACATGGAGTCCTGCCTAGGCGGTATCCGACAGTATGCACAAAAGGCCGCTGATTTTCCCATGCCCGACATTGCCGGCCATATTCGCGCTAAATCTGTTGTCCTCCATCCTGGTCTGGATTACAGCATGCTCGACGGCAAAATCGCACCAAAGAATACGGAGGGGCGGCCAGTCATCGTCTGGAATCATCGATGGGAGCACGACAAGAATCCTCAGACCTTTTTTCAGGCTCTCTTTGAACTGGATGAAAGAGGGGCCGACTTTCAGCTCATCGTTTTAGGAGAGTCGTTTCGTCATCAGCCGGAAATCATGCACCAGGCCAAGGAAATTCTTGCCTCGCGCATTCTCCACTTTGGCTATTGCCGCGATAAAGAGGCATATTCTTCCTGGCTGCGGCGTGGAACCATTGTTGTCTCAACAGCCATCCATGAGTTTTTTGGCATGAGTGTACTGGAAGCGGTTCGCGCGGGCTGCAGGCCTCTTGTTCCTGACCGGTTGTCCTACCCGGAGCTGTTCCCAAGACGATATCGTTATGCAAACGGACAGTTGGTCGAAAAGATGGCAGAACTTATTGACAGCAATGCCGGAATAACGCCGACCGAGGCACGAGCCCTGACCGATCCGTATTCATGGAACAGGGGAGAGAAATCGTATAGCGATTGGCTGAGAAAGCTCAGAGGTGTTTGA
- a CDS encoding rod shape-determining protein, translated as MFSPFNFLFGWMSNDLAIDLGTANTVLYVKGKGIVLREPSVVAVRKDSRGSRVLAVGREAKEMLGRTPGNIEAIRPMKDGVIADFEVTEAMLRYFINKVHNRRTLVHPRIIVSVPSGITQVEKRAVRETAESAGAREVYLIEEPMAAAIGANLPITEPTANMIVDIGGGTTEVAVISLAGIVYAKSVRVAGDKMDEAILQYIKRKHNLAIGERTAEEIKTTIGNVLPEEPYETMEIKGRDLVSGIPKTLTITSKEIQSAISEQVDVIVDAVRVALEQTPPELSADIVDSGIVLTGGGALLKNLDTRLKIETGMPIIVADDPLSSVVLGSGQALDNIEILREIAID; from the coding sequence ATGTTTTCTCCGTTTAATTTTTTGTTCGGCTGGATGTCCAACGATCTGGCCATTGACCTCGGCACAGCCAACACCGTGTTATATGTCAAAGGCAAGGGAATCGTTCTCCGTGAGCCCTCGGTGGTTGCAGTACGAAAAGATTCCCGCGGCAGCCGCGTGCTGGCTGTGGGACGCGAGGCCAAGGAGATGCTTGGCAGAACCCCGGGTAACATCGAGGCCATTCGTCCGATGAAGGATGGCGTCATCGCCGACTTCGAGGTTACCGAGGCCATGCTGCGCTACTTCATCAACAAGGTGCATAACCGCCGCACGCTGGTTCACCCTCGAATCATCGTCTCCGTGCCCTCCGGCATCACCCAGGTGGAAAAACGGGCGGTCCGTGAAACCGCTGAATCGGCAGGTGCCCGGGAGGTCTACCTGATCGAGGAACCCATGGCCGCGGCCATCGGCGCCAACCTGCCCATTACCGAACCAACCGCCAACATGATCGTCGACATCGGCGGCGGCACCACCGAGGTGGCTGTCATTTCCCTCGCGGGCATCGTCTATGCCAAATCGGTACGGGTTGCCGGCGACAAGATGGACGAAGCCATCCTGCAGTACATCAAACGCAAACACAACCTGGCTATCGGCGAGCGCACCGCGGAAGAAATCAAGACCACCATCGGCAACGTTCTGCCCGAGGAACCCTACGAGACCATGGAGATCAAGGGGCGGGATCTGGTTTCCGGCATTCCCAAAACCCTGACCATCACTTCCAAGGAAATACAGTCAGCCATCTCCGAGCAGGTCGATGTGATTGTCGATGCGGTACGTGTGGCCCTGGAACAGACCCCACCGGAACTTTCCGCTGATATTGTCGATTCAGGCATCGTCCTCACCGGCGGTGGTGCACTGCTAAAAAATCTCGACACCCGCTTGAAGATAGAGACCGGCATGCCGATCATCGTTGCCGACGACCCACTCTCTTCAGTGGTTCTCGGTTCCGGGCAGGCACTTGACAACATTGAAATTCTAAGAGAAATTGCCATCGATTGA
- the mreC gene encoding rod shape-determining protein MreC, with the protein MKKKSPRKRTSRFRLFRVIVLAGILLTLALIFLVSTLGSQQFGSLHKLILEAVGPLQKVVAVSSSTVDRFKSEYVDILQDSLRLREENKRLVQQLQENETLLNKSREAMATNASLRKLLEFKNTLGHQSSVAATIIGKDPSTMFRSVIIDQGSNNGITKGDPVVNSEGVVGQVFAITPNYAKVLLAIAPSSAIDVLLQKSRVRGILKGDGSLTYKLEYILKTTEVEEGAHVVTAGYGGIFPTGLPVGVVSKIIKKPRGMFHEIEVTPSVDYQKLEHLLILHQPNMVEIKQLEQP; encoded by the coding sequence ATGAAAAAAAAGAGCCCCAGAAAACGAACCAGCCGTTTCAGGCTTTTCCGCGTCATCGTGTTGGCCGGAATTCTCCTGACCTTGGCCCTGATTTTCCTTGTCTCCACACTGGGAAGCCAACAGTTCGGCTCCCTGCACAAACTGATTTTGGAAGCCGTGGGCCCGCTGCAGAAGGTTGTGGCCGTGTCCAGTTCAACCGTGGATCGGTTCAAGTCGGAGTATGTGGATATCCTCCAGGATAGCCTTCGCCTACGAGAGGAAAACAAACGCCTGGTGCAGCAGTTGCAGGAAAACGAGACATTGCTCAACAAGAGCCGCGAGGCCATGGCCACCAACGCCAGCCTGCGCAAGCTGCTTGAGTTCAAGAACACCCTTGGCCACCAATCCAGTGTGGCCGCGACCATTATCGGTAAAGATCCCTCGACCATGTTTCGCTCGGTCATTATCGATCAGGGATCCAACAACGGCATCACCAAGGGGGATCCGGTGGTCAACAGCGAGGGCGTGGTCGGTCAGGTTTTTGCCATTACCCCCAACTACGCCAAGGTGCTGCTGGCGATCGCACCGTCCAGCGCCATCGACGTACTCCTGCAGAAATCGCGGGTACGAGGCATTCTCAAGGGCGATGGCAGCCTCACCTACAAGCTTGAGTATATTTTGAAAACCACGGAAGTTGAGGAAGGCGCCCACGTGGTCACCGCCGGCTACGGCGGCATCTTTCCCACCGGCCTGCCCGTGGGGGTGGTTTCCAAGATCATTAAAAAGCCTCGGGGCATGTTTCACGAAATCGAGGTTACGCCATCGGTTGACTACCAGAAACTCGAGCACCTGCTGATTCTCCACCAACCCAACATGGTGGAAATCAAGCAGTTGGAACAGCCTTGA
- the mrdA gene encoding penicillin-binding protein 2, with the protein MRRSNRRRAEPLLDAERRRDSGVTKLTPRDESDLSGYKKKALYSCIVVIAFFSVVITRLWFLQIQQGDDFSELADNNRVRSIEIAAPRGNVYDRKGRELVTNRPSFNVVWMRENNKIDDEWLKNLTRILRQDPSVLLDKIRKMANTPGHLPVRLAEDIDWETVARIENNRMYLPEIKIEVVPLRIYHFNNLASHLIGYMGEINKAELDKAQADPNDKERYKGGDLIGKMGLERLREVDLRGEKGHHNVEVNALGFEQQNLKGDEPLPGNDIRLTLDAELQRIAEEEMAAKNRAGAVVAMEAQTGRILVAASAPELHLEEFVGGISHKAWQSMLQNPLHPLINKLIQGQYPPGSTYKPVTAFAGLAEGVITPDTTVFCPGFYRFGNRVYRCWKHSGHGTVNLKRAISESCDVYFYQVGQRLGVDRLARYAKMFGLGAKTGVEMEHEKPGIVPSSDWKKKRYGVKWHEGETLSVAIGQGYDLATPLQIALMTSVIANGGTLYKPTVVEQVTDPDGRVVSSFKPEILSRITGQGHNLKLVREGMVEAVNGRRGTGREAKIDAHGIIVGGKTGTAQVVRLAQYKHLKEENIPYEYRDHAWFTCFAPAINPEIVVTVLVEHGLHGGSASAPIAAKILNSYFEDKMKGQNQADKQGSENHRVILSQEMIEETDPPPPEDEGRN; encoded by the coding sequence TTGAGAAGATCGAACCGGCGGCGTGCGGAACCCCTGCTCGATGCGGAACGGCGCCGCGACAGCGGCGTAACCAAGCTCACACCCCGTGACGAGAGCGATCTCAGCGGCTACAAGAAAAAAGCGCTGTACAGCTGTATAGTGGTCATCGCCTTTTTTTCGGTGGTGATCACCCGCCTCTGGTTTCTGCAGATTCAACAGGGGGATGATTTCAGCGAACTTGCCGACAACAACCGCGTTCGCTCCATTGAAATCGCGGCACCGCGCGGCAATGTCTATGATCGCAAAGGCCGCGAACTGGTGACCAACCGCCCCTCGTTCAACGTGGTCTGGATGCGCGAAAACAACAAAATCGATGACGAGTGGCTGAAAAACCTCACCCGCATTCTCCGTCAGGATCCCTCGGTTCTTCTCGACAAAATCCGCAAAATGGCGAACACCCCCGGTCATCTGCCGGTACGGCTGGCCGAAGATATCGATTGGGAAACCGTCGCCCGCATCGAGAACAACCGCATGTACCTGCCTGAGATCAAGATCGAGGTCGTCCCGCTTCGTATCTATCACTTTAACAACCTCGCCTCTCACCTCATCGGTTACATGGGGGAAATCAACAAGGCTGAACTTGATAAGGCCCAGGCGGATCCGAATGACAAGGAGCGTTACAAGGGGGGCGACCTGATCGGCAAGATGGGGCTGGAGCGACTACGCGAAGTTGATCTTCGCGGTGAAAAAGGCCACCACAACGTGGAAGTCAACGCCCTTGGTTTCGAGCAACAGAACCTCAAAGGCGACGAACCCCTGCCGGGCAACGACATCCGCTTAACCCTGGATGCCGAGTTGCAGAGAATCGCCGAAGAGGAAATGGCCGCAAAAAATCGTGCCGGAGCTGTTGTGGCCATGGAGGCCCAAACTGGCCGCATCCTCGTTGCTGCCAGTGCGCCTGAACTTCACCTCGAAGAATTTGTCGGAGGCATCTCACACAAGGCCTGGCAGTCCATGCTGCAGAACCCCCTGCACCCGCTGATCAACAAACTGATTCAGGGGCAGTATCCTCCGGGCTCCACCTACAAGCCGGTGACCGCCTTTGCCGGATTGGCCGAGGGGGTGATCACGCCGGACACCACCGTTTTCTGTCCGGGATTCTATCGTTTCGGCAACCGGGTCTACCGTTGTTGGAAACATTCAGGCCACGGAACGGTCAACCTCAAACGCGCCATATCCGAATCCTGCGACGTCTATTTCTATCAGGTAGGCCAGCGACTGGGCGTCGACCGATTGGCCCGTTATGCCAAGATGTTCGGCCTCGGCGCAAAAACCGGCGTAGAGATGGAACACGAAAAGCCGGGCATCGTTCCCTCCTCGGATTGGAAAAAAAAGCGCTATGGAGTGAAATGGCATGAGGGCGAAACCCTCTCCGTGGCCATCGGCCAGGGCTATGACCTGGCCACCCCCCTGCAGATCGCCCTGATGACCTCGGTCATCGCCAATGGCGGCACCCTGTACAAACCAACCGTGGTCGAGCAGGTCACCGATCCTGACGGCCGAGTGGTGAGTTCCTTCAAACCGGAAATCCTCTCCCGCATCACAGGCCAAGGCCATAATCTCAAACTGGTTCGCGAAGGCATGGTCGAGGCGGTCAACGGCCGTCGAGGCACCGGGCGAGAGGCCAAGATCGATGCCCACGGCATTATCGTCGGCGGCAAGACCGGTACGGCCCAGGTCGTCCGCCTGGCCCAGTACAAGCATCTCAAAGAGGAAAACATTCCCTACGAATACCGCGATCACGCCTGGTTCACCTGCTTTGCCCCGGCGATCAATCCGGAAATCGTGGTGACCGTACTGGTCGAGCACGGTCTTCACGGCGGTTCGGCCTCTGCTCCCATTGCCGCCAAAATCCTCAACAGTTATTTTGAAGACAAGATGAAGGGCCAGAATCAAGCCGATAAACAGGGGAGCGAAAACCATCGGGTCATCCTCTCCCAGGAGATGATCGAGGAAACCGATCCTCCCCCCCCCGAAGATGAGGGGCGCAACTGA
- the rodA gene encoding rod shape-determining protein RodA, whose protein sequence is MFQFDRRLLQHFDWVMLLMLVLVGSMALTNLYSSTYLTDIGPSSIFFKQAIFYGFGLAMILFLLAFDYHRIAKLGYVFYVAILLLLTYTLFFVKAISGSQRWIDLGFFNLQPSEPTKLVLILVLASCYASTNAPGGYRLLDLIKPILLTALPFALILLQPDLGTALICAIIFVSMTLYVRLRWSTLSILGGAGLGCAFIGWKFLLKEYQRKRIETFLNPEADPMNHGYQIMQSKIAVGSGKVFGKGFMEGTQGHLHFLPERHTDFAFSVWGEEWGFAGSLFFLSCYFFMLVWGLNVAMSAKDKFGSILAFGCTMLIFWQAVINLFMIMGFLPVVGVPLPLFSYGGSSLLTNLLALGLIMNVRMRSFTAETPANG, encoded by the coding sequence ATGTTTCAATTTGACCGCCGCCTTCTCCAGCACTTTGACTGGGTCATGCTGTTGATGCTGGTGCTGGTGGGCTCCATGGCGTTGACCAACCTCTACAGCTCCACCTACCTCACCGATATCGGTCCATCGTCCATCTTTTTCAAACAGGCGATCTTTTACGGCTTCGGCCTGGCGATGATCCTGTTTCTCCTGGCGTTCGATTATCATCGCATCGCCAAACTCGGATACGTCTTCTACGTTGCCATCCTGCTCCTGCTGACCTATACCCTCTTTTTCGTCAAGGCTATTTCCGGGTCCCAGCGGTGGATCGACCTCGGATTTTTCAATCTGCAGCCGTCCGAACCGACCAAACTGGTCCTGATTCTGGTGCTGGCCTCCTGTTACGCCAGCACCAACGCTCCCGGCGGCTACAGGTTGCTTGATCTGATCAAACCCATCCTGCTCACCGCCCTGCCCTTCGCCCTGATCCTGCTGCAGCCGGATTTGGGAACCGCCCTCATCTGTGCCATCATCTTTGTCTCCATGACCCTCTATGTCCGTCTACGCTGGAGCACCCTGAGCATCCTTGGCGGCGCCGGTCTTGGCTGCGCCTTTATCGGCTGGAAATTTCTGCTCAAAGAGTACCAGCGAAAACGCATAGAGACCTTTCTCAATCCGGAAGCGGACCCGATGAACCACGGATATCAAATCATGCAATCGAAGATTGCGGTGGGCAGCGGCAAGGTCTTTGGCAAGGGGTTCATGGAGGGGACCCAAGGGCATCTGCACTTTCTGCCGGAGCGGCATACAGACTTCGCCTTTTCGGTCTGGGGTGAGGAATGGGGATTTGCGGGATCGCTTTTTTTCCTCAGCTGCTACTTCTTCATGCTGGTCTGGGGCCTGAACGTGGCCATGTCAGCCAAAGACAAGTTCGGTTCGATCCTTGCCTTTGGCTGTACCATGCTCATCTTCTGGCAGGCGGTGATCAATCTGTTCATGATCATGGGTTTTCTGCCGGTGGTCGGTGTCCCCCTCCCCCTGTTCAGTTACGGCGGCTCCTCGTTGTTGACCAATCTGCTGGCACTCGGGCTGATCATGAACGTGCGCATGCGCAGCTTCACCGCGGAAACACCGGCCAACGGTTAA
- the hemH gene encoding ferrochelatase, whose protein sequence is MNTQEKIGVLLLNLGGPDRLEDVRPFLLNLFSDRQIIRLGPAFMQKIIARIIAYRRAPKSMANYRRIGGGSPIRAKTEEQARTLEEVLASVGNFVVRPCMRYWHPFADEALAQLRVAQVRRLIALPLYPHYSIATTGSSLSDLKVQMTKAGMRLPLHIIEAWPEQDDFIQCLAVRVREGMAAFAGEEVQLVYSAHSLPVQFIAEGDPYVRHLHKTIDRLEAITGVTGRLCYQSRSGPVEWLGPALPEVIEELAGEGKRNMLVLPISFVSDHVETLYEIDIQYREMAEGLGMRFAVTPALNDDPQFIAGLQSLVVEAAGRLRD, encoded by the coding sequence ATGAATACTCAAGAGAAAATAGGCGTGTTACTGTTGAATCTCGGTGGTCCGGACCGGCTCGAAGATGTTCGCCCTTTTTTGCTGAATCTGTTTTCCGATCGGCAGATCATTCGGCTTGGCCCAGCCTTTATGCAGAAGATTATCGCTCGAATCATCGCATACCGGCGGGCGCCGAAAAGCATGGCCAACTACCGCCGCATTGGTGGCGGTTCACCGATACGGGCCAAGACCGAAGAGCAGGCCAGGACCTTGGAGGAGGTGCTGGCGTCTGTGGGTAACTTTGTCGTGCGGCCCTGCATGCGCTACTGGCATCCTTTTGCTGATGAGGCGCTGGCGCAGCTGCGTGTTGCCCAGGTGCGTCGGTTGATCGCCCTGCCGCTCTATCCCCACTACTCGATTGCCACAACCGGCTCTTCCCTGTCCGATCTCAAAGTGCAGATGACGAAGGCGGGGATGCGGCTCCCCCTCCATATCATTGAGGCCTGGCCGGAACAGGACGATTTTATCCAATGTCTGGCAGTGCGGGTTCGCGAAGGGATGGCTGCTTTTGCAGGCGAGGAGGTGCAGTTGGTGTACAGCGCCCACAGTCTTCCGGTGCAGTTTATCGCCGAGGGCGACCCTTACGTACGGCATCTGCACAAGACCATAGATCGCCTCGAGGCGATTACCGGTGTTACCGGCCGACTGTGCTACCAGAGTCGCAGCGGCCCCGTGGAGTGGCTGGGGCCAGCCTTGCCGGAGGTGATTGAGGAGTTGGCCGGTGAAGGAAAACGCAACATGCTGGTCCTGCCGATCTCCTTTGTTTCCGACCACGTGGAAACACTGTATGAAATCGACATCCAGTATCGGGAGATGGCCGAAGGCCTGGGGATGCGTTTTGCCGTGACACCTGCGCTCAACGACGATCCGCAGTTTATTGCCGGCCTGCAGTCCCTGGTGGTCGAGGCCGCAGGCCGTTTGAGAGATTAA
- a CDS encoding HPF/RaiA family ribosome-associated protein yields the protein MELKIEAKNLDLRKSWQEKIEEERNRLNRHYANFVLHLRVSIEATPGYKEGGYEVRLVATVPNDTVAVKRWGESVRSLLTEAFDVLGSQLKEIVKKKQNHKAAKVSGAVIDGKSTGIVRKIVADESYGFIVTDDKLDVFFHANSLKDVAINELAEGDEVLFAMEEGAQGPQATWVRVGHA from the coding sequence ATGGAACTGAAAATCGAGGCTAAAAATCTTGACCTACGAAAGAGCTGGCAGGAAAAAATTGAGGAAGAGCGAAACCGGCTCAACCGCCACTATGCAAATTTCGTCCTCCATTTACGCGTTTCTATTGAAGCAACACCGGGGTATAAGGAAGGAGGGTATGAGGTCCGATTGGTTGCTACTGTCCCCAATGATACGGTAGCCGTCAAGCGCTGGGGAGAAAGTGTCCGCAGCCTGCTGACCGAGGCTTTTGATGTTCTCGGATCACAGCTCAAGGAGATCGTCAAAAAGAAACAAAACCATAAAGCGGCAAAGGTCTCCGGAGCGGTCATTGACGGGAAATCCACCGGTATTGTTCGCAAAATCGTCGCCGATGAGTCCTACGGGTTCATCGTCACGGACGACAAGCTAGATGTATTCTTCCATGCCAACTCGCTCAAGGATGTAGCCATCAACGAGCTCGCCGAAGGGGACGAGGTTCTCTTTGCCATGGAAGAGGGTGCTCAAGGACCGCAGGCGACCTGGGTTAGGGTCGGCCATGCCTGA